In a genomic window of Ignavibacteria bacterium:
- a CDS encoding peptide chain release factor 3 encodes MSDLPAEIKRRRTVAIISHPDAGKTTLTEKLLLYSGAIHKAGAVTGGKHTSTTSDWMEIEQQRGISVSSSAMRVEYDGLLLNILDTPGHQDFSEDTYRTLMAVDSAIMLLDAGRGVQEQTIKLFKVCRDRGIPIITFMNKMDRPARAPLELLDEVEQVLGISAIPRTWPIGDGPDFRGIFDRADNELYQFERTVGNRYKAPVTIGDIRSAELRSAIGEIAHDKLLEDLEFVDHVIPSFDRDAYLREQCTPVFWGSAITNFGIEHFLRSILTLAPPPQPFTMSTGTIDPDSKEFVGFVYKVQANMNKAHRDRISFLRIVSGKFDRGMTAFHPRSGREAKLTYPFEIFGRDRKIIDEAFPGDVIGLTNPGLFQVGDTITERTPATIPSFPRFAPEIYAKVWPATGSFSKSFRKGIDQLREEGVIQIFTEADGSPVPLVGVVGELQLELFAWRMENEYNEKVKLERLPYTRTRWLLTDVKPATAAPLMKDEHGRTVVLFKSDWEIDYVKQRTEGLELSEKPPVDA; translated from the coding sequence ATGTCCGACCTCCCAGCAGAAATCAAACGCCGACGTACCGTCGCCATCATCAGTCACCCCGATGCGGGTAAGACAACTCTTACCGAAAAGCTCCTGCTGTATTCTGGCGCTATCCATAAGGCTGGTGCCGTAACAGGCGGCAAGCATACGTCCACCACGTCGGACTGGATGGAGATCGAGCAACAACGCGGCATCTCCGTTTCATCAAGTGCCATGCGCGTTGAGTACGACGGGCTTCTGCTGAACATTCTCGACACACCGGGTCACCAAGACTTCTCCGAAGACACCTATCGAACGTTGATGGCCGTTGACTCTGCCATCATGCTCCTCGATGCCGGCCGCGGCGTGCAGGAACAGACCATCAAGCTCTTCAAGGTCTGCAGAGATCGAGGCATTCCGATCATCACCTTCATGAACAAGATGGACCGACCGGCTCGTGCTCCTCTTGAACTGCTCGATGAAGTTGAGCAGGTCCTTGGGATCTCTGCGATCCCGCGCACATGGCCCATTGGTGATGGACCCGATTTCCGTGGGATCTTCGATAGAGCCGACAACGAGCTGTATCAATTCGAGCGTACCGTGGGCAACCGATATAAAGCTCCTGTTACGATCGGTGATATTCGAAGTGCAGAACTCCGTTCTGCTATCGGTGAGATTGCTCATGACAAACTCCTCGAAGATCTCGAGTTCGTAGATCATGTGATCCCATCTTTCGATCGTGATGCCTACCTCCGAGAGCAATGCACACCGGTCTTCTGGGGTTCGGCGATCACGAACTTCGGGATCGAGCACTTTCTTCGTTCGATCCTGACATTGGCGCCCCCTCCTCAACCTTTCACGATGTCTACGGGGACGATCGATCCTGACAGCAAGGAATTCGTGGGCTTCGTGTATAAGGTGCAGGCCAATATGAACAAGGCCCACCGAGACCGCATCTCCTTCCTTCGCATCGTGAGCGGAAAGTTCGATCGGGGGATGACGGCCTTTCATCCTCGCAGCGGACGTGAAGCAAAACTCACGTATCCGTTTGAGATCTTTGGACGCGACAGGAAGATCATTGATGAGGCGTTTCCTGGTGATGTGATCGGCCTCACTAATCCGGGACTCTTCCAAGTAGGCGATACGATCACCGAGCGTACACCAGCCACTATTCCGTCCTTCCCACGCTTTGCTCCCGAGATCTACGCCAAGGTTTGGCCCGCTACCGGTTCGTTCTCCAAGTCCTTCCGCAAGGGCATCGATCAACTCCGTGAAGAAGGCGTCATTCAGATCTTTACCGAGGCCGATGGGAGCCCCGTGCCCCTTGTTGGTGTAGTGGGAGAGCTCCAGCTCGAACTCTTTGCCTGGCGCATGGAGAACGAGTACAACGAGAAAGTAAAACTCGAGCGTTTGCCATACACACGTACGCGCTGGCTCCTCACGGACGTAAAGCCGGCAACCGCAGCACCTCTGATGAAGGACGAACACGGCAGAACCGTTGTGCTCTTCAAAAGCGACTGGGAGATCGACTACGTCAAACAACGTACCGAAGGTTTGGAACTTTCTGAGAAACCTCCTGTTGATGCATAG